A stretch of the Eriocheir sinensis breed Jianghai 21 unplaced genomic scaffold, ASM2467909v1 Scaffold433, whole genome shotgun sequence genome encodes the following:
- the LOC126992284 gene encoding uncharacterized protein LOC126992284 produces the protein MEGELSYWTKRRRIQQQVSVHLESLRKAREIPDIERPAHAEYSGFALQHTENSTVCHDSEINQKTCGAVCEEEQVQERVSWYEHHPFQQPCSSGSDSDVTNSAYETKGHDYYQMSSKLAKWAVDFKISHNAINSLMEILLKYHPSLPKDARTLLSTPRYYDIKQVAGGSYHYFGVEALLVKVLSHKLTTRTLKDGEHIVLQINIDGLPLFKSSNSQFWPILARVSHPVESEPFIIALYCGSHKPGNVSEYLLDFVTEMNIINENGIVIDGKKLQVQVSSFVCDAPARSFVKQVKGHNAYYGCEKCTQRGVWKGKVTFPSLDASLRTDDDFKSLADEEHHYARSPLIELGIGMVSQFPYDYMHLVCLGVTRKLIGLWIRGPVGKNCRVGSNVIQRISDDLLKYWKFLPSEFPRKCRSLAEVDRWKATEYRQFLLYSGPIALKDKLADDKYQNFLDLFVGIYCLASPFYYTTHCQYAHELLCTFVQDFGRIYGSDMLVYNVHGLSHLAGDVANFGPLDRFSAFPFENFLGKLKAKLRKPNFPVQQVICRLHEEMNALLSTEPKKHVDVEVPKHMHNNGPLPGSDDNFLSSRRSLTRNSSSQ, from the coding sequence ATGGAGGGAGAGTTATCTTACTGGACGAAACGAAGGAGAATTCAGCAGCAGGTGTCAGTTCATTTAGAATCTTTGCGTAAAGCAAGAGAAATCCCAGATATTGAACGACCAGCACATGCAGAGTATAGTGGTTTTGCCCTACAGCACACTGAGAATTCCACAGTTTGTCATGATAGTGAAATAAATCAGAAAACTTGTGGGGCAGTCTGTGAGGAGGAACAGGTTCAGGAACGGGTAAGCTGGTATGAACATCACCCATTTCAACAACCGTGTTCATCGGGAAGTGATTCTGATGTTACAAATTCAGCTTATGAAACTAAAGGTCATGATTATTATCAAATGTCATCTAAGCTTGCTAAATGGGCTGTTGATTTCAAAATCTCACACAATGCCATCAACAGTCTCATGGAAATATTACTGAAGTATCATCCTAGTCTTCCAAAGGATGCAAGAACTCTGCTAAGTACTCCACGGTATTATGACATTAAGCAGGTTGCAGGAGGATCTTATCATTATTTTGGTGTGGAAGCCTTGCTTGTAAAAGTTTTGTCCCATAAGTTAACAACAAGAACACTGAAAGATGGTGAACATATAGTTCTTCAAATTAACATAGATGGTCTGCCTTTATTTAAGAGTTCAAACAGCCAGTTTTGGCCCATATTAGCAAGAGTTAGTCACCCAGTAGAGAGTGAACCATTCATCATTGCATTATATTGTGGCAGCCATAAACCAGGGAATGTTTCAGAATATCTGCTAGATTTTGTTACTGAGATGAATATTATCAATGAAAATGGCATAGTAATTGATGGTAAAAAACTTCAAGTTCAGGTATCATCCTTTGTTTGTGATGCACCTGCAAGATCATTCGTCAAACAAGTTAAAGGACATAATGCATACTATGGTTGTGAAAAATGCACCCAGAGAGGTGTGTGGAAGGGCAAAGTAACATTTCCATCCCTTGATGCCTCACTCCGCACTGATGATGACTTCAAAAGCTTGGCTGATGAAGAACATCATTATGCTAGATCACCTTTAATAGAGCTTGGAATTGGGATGGTTAGTCAGTTTCCTTATGATTATATGCACCTTGTGTGCTTAGGAGTGACAAGAAAACTTATTGGGCTGTGGATTAGAGGACCTGTGGGTAAGAACTGTAGAGTTGGAAGTAATGTAATACAAAGAATATCAGATGACTTACTAAAGTACTGGAAATTTCTGCCTTCAGAATTTCCCAGAAAATGCAGATCACTTGCAGAGGTAGACAGATGGAAAGCAACTGAATACCGGCAGTTTCTGCTATACAGTGGACCAATTGCATTAAAAGACAAATTGGCTGATGATAAATATCAAAACTTTTTAGATCTTTTTGTTGGCATTTACTGTCTTGCAAGTCCATTCTATTACACTACACATTGCCAATATGCCCATGAATTATTGTGTACCTTTGTGCAAGACTTTGGCAGGATATATGGTTCAGATATGTTAGTTTATAATGTTCATGGGCTGTCACATTTAGCTGGTGATGTTGCAAATTTTGGTCCATTGGATAGGTTCTCAGCCTTTCCATTTGAAAATTTCCTTGGAAAGTTGAAAGCCAAGCTGCGGAAACCCAACTTTCCCGTCCAACAAGTGATCTGTAGACTTCATGAGGAAATGAATGCTCTTTTGTCAACAGAACCCAAAAAGCATGTAGATGTAGAGGTACCCAAGCACATGCATAATAATGGACCATTGCCAGGATCTGATGATAATTTTCTCAGTTCAAGAAGGTCACTTACAAGAAACTCCAGTTCTCAATAG